Proteins encoded by one window of bacterium:
- a CDS encoding prepilin-type N-terminal cleavage/methylation domain-containing protein, which translates to MSCQQRGFTLIEMLVSVTLFSMVVLAVYYFLDRGRWLYLHSERRANMQENGRLAMEAMEREMRLISFGVPEGTAYGSESTWLPAIFEAGINFIGFRGDIENRNSLVTENITNPTVAVANVDWICPATGDPLLIIERGRNWFGSTCNNIVGLTVIMVPPPTRNFNAAEIELFAPMHVFYRFTPDTNNDGICDDTSDLTQCQIQRATRLTNTPETDPENDTDWQVFATNITQFKLRYFIKGSSTPLVPLTALSGLNLSIIDVIRVDITATDRADRAGQYQESNYRTEILVRKRKF; encoded by the coding sequence ATGAGCTGCCAGCAAAGAGGTTTCACACTCATAGAAATGCTCGTTAGTGTCACGCTATTTTCCATGGTTGTCCTGGCCGTCTATTATTTTCTGGATCGCGGACGATGGCTTTATCTGCATTCCGAAAGACGCGCCAACATGCAGGAAAACGGAAGACTGGCGATGGAAGCCATGGAGCGCGAAATGCGCCTGATCTCGTTTGGAGTTCCGGAGGGGACCGCGTACGGCTCCGAATCAACCTGGTTACCGGCGATTTTTGAAGCAGGGATTAACTTCATCGGTTTTCGAGGCGACATTGAAAACAGAAACTCTCTGGTTACGGAAAACATAACCAATCCTACTGTCGCCGTAGCAAACGTTGACTGGATTTGCCCAGCAACCGGTGACCCTCTCCTCATTATTGAGCGTGGGCGGAACTGGTTCGGTTCGACGTGCAACAACATCGTTGGACTCACAGTCATCATGGTCCCTCCTCCTACTCGAAATTTCAATGCTGCGGAAATTGAACTTTTTGCGCCGATGCATGTGTTTTACAGATTCACGCCGGATACGAACAATGATGGGATCTGTGACGATACAAGCGATCTTACTCAGTGTCAGATCCAAAGAGCTACCCGGCTAACAAACACTCCCGAGACGGATCCAGAAAATGATACGGACTGGCAGGTATTTGCAACCAATATAACGCAATTCAAGCTGCGTTATTTTATCAAAGGGAGCAGCACGCCACTGGTACCATTGACGGCTCTGTCAGGGTTAAACCTCTCGATCATCGATGTAATCCGAGTTGATATAACTGCGACTGATCGCGCCGATCGCGCGGGCCAATACCAGGAATCTAATTACAGAACCGAAATCCTTGTTCGGAAAAGAAAGTTTTAG
- a CDS encoding prepilin-type N-terminal cleavage/methylation domain-containing protein, with protein MKTKQSTQNGFTLIEILVAIVVLTAAILGAMALLPTSYKQITNAGRTTTMDHLAQMKMDVLRSLPITSSDLTDGTHPATPEFYTAGSADKSKTETFSVKWVVTDYTPMLNSKAVIVEVGFGVYNDDGSLKTSTEEGIELIKQLYTTFITQ; from the coding sequence ATGAAGACGAAGCAGAGCACCCAGAATGGTTTTACGCTTATTGAAATCCTGGTAGCCATCGTCGTTCTAACAGCCGCTATTCTTGGCGCAATGGCACTGCTTCCAACCAGCTACAAACAGATTACCAACGCGGGCAGAACAACCACCATGGATCACCTCGCTCAGATGAAGATGGACGTACTCAGGTCGCTCCCAATCACGAGCAGCGACTTAACTGATGGAACTCATCCGGCAACTCCTGAATTTTACACAGCCGGTTCAGCTGACAAAAGTAAAACGGAAACTTTTTCTGTGAAATGGGTGGTCACAGACTACACGCCCATGCTCAATTCCAAGGCTGTGATAGTGGAGGTTGGTTTTGGTGTTTACAATGACGATGGTTCACTAAAGACTTCAACCGAAGAAGGGATCGAACTCATAAAACAGCTTTACACGACTTTCATTACGCAATGA